From one Mesoplodon densirostris isolate mMesDen1 chromosome 19, mMesDen1 primary haplotype, whole genome shotgun sequence genomic stretch:
- the LOC132480044 gene encoding metallothionein-1E-like codes for MDPKCSCPTGGSCSCAGSCTCKACRCTSCKKSCCSCCPVGCAKCAQGCVCKGASDKCSCCA; via the exons ATGGACCCCAAGTGCTCCTGCCCCACTG GCGGCTCCTGCAGCTGCGCTGGCTCCTGCACCTGCAAGGCCTGCAGATGCACCTCCTGCAAGAAGA gctgctgctcctgctgccccgtGGGCTGCGCCAAGTGTGCCCAGGGCTGCGTCTGCAAAGGGGCCTCGGACAAGTGCAGCTGCTGTGCCTGA
- the LOC132480012 gene encoding metallothionein-1E — translation MDPNCSCPTGGSCSCAGSCTCKACRCTSCKKSCCSCCPVGCAKCAQGCVCKGASDKCSCCA, via the exons ATGGACCCCAACTGCTCCTGCCCCACTG GCGGCTCCTGCAGCTGCGCTGGCTCCTGCACCTGCAAGGCCTGCAGATGCACCTCCTGCAAGAAGA gctgctgctcctgctgccccgtGGGCTGCGCCAAGTGTGCCCAGGGCTGCGTCTGCAAAGGGGCCTCGGACAAGTGCAGCTGCTGTGCCTGA